In Populus trichocarpa isolate Nisqually-1 chromosome 12, P.trichocarpa_v4.1, whole genome shotgun sequence, a genomic segment contains:
- the LOC18103858 gene encoding cyclin-U4-1 isoform X2: MIFVLGFGINLDKWIQVQLCNVPEIRGYYNNAFYAKVGGISTAEMNLLEVDFLFGLGFQLNVTPTMFHAYCSYLQREMLIQSPLPIVDLPLNMARLQKTHCCFNEDESTHQKQLAV; this comes from the exons ATGATAT TTGTTCTTGGATTTGGGATTAACCTTGATAAGTGGATTCAAGTTCAACTCTGCAATGTACCAGAGATTAGGGG ATATTACAATAATGCCTTCTATGCTAAAGTTGGAGGAATCAGCACCGCAGAGATGAATCTTCTTGAAgtggattttttatttggtttaggCTTCCAATTGAATGTGACACCCACCATGTTCCACGCTTACTGCTCCTACCTTCAAAGAGAGATGTTGATTCAATCTCCTCTACCGATTGTAGACCTTCCTCTAAATATGGCTAGACTACAAAAAACCCATTGCTGTTTCAACGAAGATGAATCCACTCATCAAAAACAGCTTGCTGTTTAG
- the LOC18103860 gene encoding peptide methionine sulfoxide reductase A1, which produces MLQTLSTHLSSTSTSTSTTTPLLLLSKPFLSPSAKSQLSHSKPFNFPRTLKPISYYKPPMNILSKLGFGTRSPDPSTMDPTIPQGPDDDLPAPGQQFAQFGAGCFWGVELAFQRVPGVTKTEVGYTQGLSHNPSYEDVCTGTTKHSEVVRVQYDPKEGSFETLLDAFWARHDPTTLNRQGNDVGTQYRSGIYYYTPEQEKAAKESMEQQQKLSNRKIVTEILPAKKFYRAEEYHQQYLAKGGRFGFKQSSEKGCNDPIRCYG; this is translated from the exons ATGCTCCAAACTCTATCCACCCATctctcctccacctccacctccacctccaccaccacacctctcctcctcctctcaaaACCCTTCCTGTCTCCCTCTGCAAAATCCCAGCTTTCTCACTCTAAACCCTTCAACTTCCCTCGAACCTTAAAACCCATCTCTTATTACAAGCCCCCCATGAACATCCTTAGCAAACTAGGCTTTGGTACTAGGTCACCTGACCCATCCACAATGGACCCAACAATCCCACAAGGTCCTGACGATGACTTACCAGCTCCTGGTCAGCAATTTGCTCAGTTTGGAGCTGGTTGTTTTTGGGGTGTTGAATTGGCATTTCAAAGAGTCCCGGGCGTTACCAAAACTGAAGTGGGTTATACTCAAGGCTTATCGCATAATCCAAGTTATGAAGATGTTTGTACGGGTACTACCAAGCATAGCGAAGTTGTTAGGGTTCAGTATGACCCTAAAGAGGGTAGTTTTGAGACTTTGCTTGATGCTTTTTGGGCTAGACATGATCCTACTACCTTGAATCGCCAG GGGAATGATGTGGGAACACAGTACAGGTCTGGAATATACTATTACACCCCTGAGCAGGAGAAGGCAGCAAAGGAATCCATGGAACAGCAGCAGAAGCTCTCAAACAGGAAGATAGTCACGGAGATTTTACCTGCCAAAAAATTCTACCGAGCAGAAGAATACCACCAACAGTATCTTGCCAAAGGAGGCCGTTTTGGATTTAAACAATCTTCTGAGAAAGGCTGCAATGATCCAATCAGATGCTATGGCTAA
- the LOC18103854 gene encoding protein ORANGE, chloroplastic, translated as MACLSRVLTVSCPVKPLYGFSACSSQNWRSRFADASNHKLNLRWKAMASESDSSSFAASVDSDSPDRNATGFCIIEGPETVQDFAKMELLEIQDNIRSRRNKIFLHMEEVRRLRIQQRIKNAELGISNESEENELPNFPSFIPFLPPLSAENLRLYYATCFSLIAGIIIFGGLLAPALELKLGLGGTSYPDFIRTMHLPMQLSQVDPIVASFSGGAVGVISALMVVEINNVKQQEHKRCKYCLGTGYLACARCSNTGALVLIEPVSTISGADQPLSRPKTERCSNCSGSGKVMCPTCLCTGMAMASEHDPRIDPFD; from the exons ATGGCTTGTTTGAGTCGGGTTTTAACGGTTTCTTGCCCGGTAAAACCGTTGTATGGGTTCAGTGCTTGCAGTTCTCAAAATTGGAGGAGTAGATTTGCAGATGCTTCTAATCATAAATTGAATTTGAGATGGAAAGCTATGGCTTCAGAATCAGATTCTTCTTCTTTCGCTGCTTCAGTTGACTCTGATTCTCCTGATAGAAACGCTACCGG GTTTTGTATCATAGAAGGGCCAGAAACAGTGCAGGATTTTGCTAAAATGGAATTGCTAGAGATTCAAGATAATATTCGAAGTCGGAGGAATAAAATTTTCTTGCACATGGAAGAG GTTCGTAGACTAAGGATACAACAGAGGATCAAGAATGCAGAACTTGGAATTTCAAACGAAAGCGAAGAGAATGAACTTCCCAACTTTCCATCGTTCATTCCGTTCTTGCCTCCTTTG AGTGCTGAAAATTTGAGACTGTATTATGCtacttgtttttctcttattgctGGGATTATCATTTTTGGCGGCCTTCTAGCACCCGCG TTGGAGCTTAAGCTCGGTTTGGGGGGCACATCGTATCCAGATTTTATCCGTACTATGCATCTGCCCATGCAGTTGAG TCAGGTTGATCCTATAGTGGCATCATTCTCTGGCGGAGCAGTTGGGGTCATCTCAGCCTTGATGGTGGTTGAGATAAACAATGTAAAGCAACAAGAGCATAAAAGATGCAAATACTGTCTTGGAACTG GCTATCTTGCTTGTGCTCGGTGCTCAAACACAGGAGCTCTTGTTCTTATCGAACCAGTTTCAACAATCAGTGGTGCAGATCAGCCTCTATCAAGACCTAAAACGGAAAGATGTTCAAATTGTTCAGGATCTGGAAAG GTCATGTGTCCCACATGCCTTTGCACTGGGATGGCTATGGCAAGTGAACACGACCCACGGATTGATCCATTTGACTAG
- the LOC18103857 gene encoding YDG domain-containing protein At5g47150 isoform X3 has product MDSSDSEDGIGDHSQFLKHRVVQVVPRKYPPPRILKGSFVQRDFPSAFQQQDLLSASKEGLQKVVSATKPMEKAAAEIAGRKCPSLGMNSSDCDDISDHGQFPQNPTMSKASSVQRDFSSGFGRQDFHSASKEGLLNTVSASNPKEKAAAEAASRKCHSPGILTDFLAKQIRPAAKQNMSSVSNDISTNDRRKQNSVSQENIITNSCGNQNTGSVSNDIFLRNGKNATRVAGFRPKRRFNVTLGNKETGQCHQKSSARCDEVKKVLRLFHQVLAKLWKENARKPKMEKDYNIPRHAALFLKDHKKWINTSKRVGPVPGVNIGDKFRFQAELNVIGLHCHFYNGIDYMKKNGISLATSIVVSERYANNMESSNVLIYSGSGGNPAVRGQQPLKDQKLERGNLALKHSMDCKTPVRVICKVKLKSPQAASFEGTCKRKNLNPIYVYDGLFTVEKFWEERGEFGKLVYKFKLKRNLDQPQLP; this is encoded by the coding sequence ATGGACTCAAGTGATTCTGAAGATGGCATTGGTGATCATTCACAGTTTCTAAAACATCGTGTTGTACAAGTTGTACCAAGAAAATACCCTCCTCCAAGGATATTGAAAGGATCTTTTGTCCAGCGAGATTTTCCTAGTGCTTTTCAGCAACAGGATTTGCTTTCTGCTTCAAAAGAGGGTTTACAAAAAGTTGTTTCTGCTACCAAGCCTATGGAGAAAGCTGCTGCGGAAATTGCCGGAAGGAAATGCCCTTCTCTAGGGATGAACTCAAGTGATTGTGATGATATTAGTGATCATGGACAGTTTCCACAAAATCCAACGATGTCAAAAGCATCTTCTGTCCAACGAGATTTTTCTAGTGGTTTTGGGCGACAGGATTTTCATTCTGCTTCAAAAGAGGGTTTACTAAATACTGTTTCTGCTAGCAATCCCAAAGAGAAAGCCGCTGCAGAAGCTGCCTCAAGGAAATGCCATTCTCCAGGTATATTGACAGACTTTTTGGCCAAGCAGATTCGTCCTGCTGCAAAACAGAATATGTCTTCTGTTTCTAATGACATTTCAACCAATGACCGCCGGAAACAAAACTCTGTTTCCCAAGAAAATATCATAACAAATAGTTGCGGAAATCAGAATACTGGTTCTGTTTCCAATGACATTTTTCTGCGAAATGGGAAGAATGCTACTAGGGTAGCGGGTTTTAGGCCGAAGAGGAGGTTTAATGTTACTTTGGGCAACAAGGAAACTGGTCAGTGTCATCAAAAATCAAGTGCTCGATGCGATGAAGTGAAGAAGGTCCTGAGATTGTTTCATCAAGTACTTGCCAAGCTCTGGAAAGAAAATGCAAGGAAGCCAAAAATGGAGAAAGACTATAACATCCCTAGACATGCAGCATTATTTCTTAAAGATCACAAAAAATGGATTAATACAAGCAAACGGGTAGGTCCTGTTCCTGGAGTTAACATCGGTGACAAATTTCGATTTCAGGCTGAACTGAATGTAATTGGCCTTCATTGTCACTTTTACAACGGTATAGATTATATGAAGAAGAATGGGATCTCATTGGCCACTAGCATTGTCGTGTCTGAGCGGTATGCTAATAACATGGAATCTTCCAATGTCCTCATTTATTCTGGTTCTGGTGGAAATCCAGCAGTTCGAGGTCAGCAACCACTTAAAGATCAAAAACTAGAACGAGGAAATCTTGCATTGAAGCACAGTATGGATTGTAAAACTCCCGTTCGAGTCATTTGTAAAGTAAAGCTCAAGAGTCCTCAAGCAGCTTCCTTTGAAGGTACATGCAAGCGCAAAAATTTGAACCCAATATATGTCTATGATGGTCTTTTCACAGTTGAAAAATTTTGGGAAGAAAGAGGAGAATTTGGTAAACTTGTCTATAAATTCAAGTTAAAGAGAAATTTGGATCAACCGCAGTTACCTTGA
- the LOC18103856 gene encoding uncharacterized protein LOC18103856 has protein sequence MQPNLSRFTLFLLFLIAGGSFARNIGGTSNRVVVGDMKFASPEMSTVPVGQTGPPSGASGSGHGPNWDYNWGWGSTPNGGWGYGSGSGRSPTGFGKGFGYGSGSGSGSGSGYGYGTGSGGAQGGGYGAGSGSGNSAGGGSGEGSGGPSNYGTQSPSDPRQRTNHG, from the coding sequence atgcagCCCAATTTATCTCGTTTCActctgtttcttcttttcttgatcGCCGGAGGCTCTTTTGCCCGTAATATTGGTGGTACGTCCAACAGGGTGGTTGTAGGGGACATGAAATTTGCCTCTCCTGAGATGTCTACAGTGCCTGTTGGACAGACTGGTCCCCCTTCAGGAGCTAGTGGTTCGGGCCATGGGCCTAACTGGGATTATAATTGGGGATGGGGTTCGACTCCAAATGGCGGATGGGGTTATGGGTCTGGTTCAGGTCGGTCCCCGACTGGGTTCGGTAAGGGTTTTGGGTATGGGTCAGGCTCTGGAAGCGGGTCAGGCTCAGGATATGGTTACGGGACTGGGAGTGGTGGTGCTCAAGGTGGTGGATATGGTGCTGGAAGTGGGTCTGGTAATTCTGCTGGTGGTGGCAGCGGGGAAGGAAGTGGTGGACCGAGTAACTATGGAACACAATCACCATCTGACCCTCGACAGAGAACCAACCATGGGTGA
- the LOC18103857 gene encoding YDG domain-containing protein At5g47160 isoform X1, which produces MSSECRSTWSCNSRTSTQCLLKSKHRRVDATCEFPRGCGRFPVVMDSSDSEDGIGDHSQFLKHRVVQVVPRKYPPPRILKGSFVQRDFPSAFQQQDLLSASKEGLQKVVSATKPMEKAAAEIAGRKCPSLGMNSSDCDDISDHGQFPQNPTMSKASSVQRDFSSGFGRQDFHSASKEGLLNTVSASNPKEKAAAEAASRKCHSPGILTDFLAKQIRPAAKQNMSSVSNDISTNDRRKQNSVSQENIITNSCGNQNTGSVSNDIFLRNGKNATRVAGFRPKRRFNVTLGNKETGQCHQKSSARCDEVKKVLRLFHQVLAKLWKENARKPKMEKDYNIPRHAALFLKDHKKWINTSKRVGPVPGVNIGDKFRFQAELNVIGLHCHFYNGIDYMKKNGISLATSIVVSERYANNMESSNVLIYSGSGGNPAVRGQQPLKDQKLERGNLALKHSMDCKTPVRVICKVKLKSPQAASFEGTCKRKNLNPIYVYDGLFTVEKFWEERGEFGKLVYKFKLKRNLDQPQLP; this is translated from the exons ATGTCTTCCGAGTGCAGATCTACATGGAGCTGCAATTCTAG AACTTCTACTCAATGTTTGTTGAAGTCTAAGCACAGAAGAGTAGATGCGACTTGTGAATTTCCCAGAGGGTGTGGAAGATTTCCAGTTGTGATGGACTCAAGTGATTCTGAAGATGGCATTGGTGATCATTCACAGTTTCTAAAACATCGTGTTGTACAAGTTGTACCAAGAAAATACCCTCCTCCAAGGATATTGAAAGGATCTTTTGTCCAGCGAGATTTTCCTAGTGCTTTTCAGCAACAGGATTTGCTTTCTGCTTCAAAAGAGGGTTTACAAAAAGTTGTTTCTGCTACCAAGCCTATGGAGAAAGCTGCTGCGGAAATTGCCGGAAGGAAATGCCCTTCTCTAGGGATGAACTCAAGTGATTGTGATGATATTAGTGATCATGGACAGTTTCCACAAAATCCAACGATGTCAAAAGCATCTTCTGTCCAACGAGATTTTTCTAGTGGTTTTGGGCGACAGGATTTTCATTCTGCTTCAAAAGAGGGTTTACTAAATACTGTTTCTGCTAGCAATCCCAAAGAGAAAGCCGCTGCAGAAGCTGCCTCAAGGAAATGCCATTCTCCAGGTATATTGACAGACTTTTTGGCCAAGCAGATTCGTCCTGCTGCAAAACAGAATATGTCTTCTGTTTCTAATGACATTTCAACCAATGACCGCCGGAAACAAAACTCTGTTTCCCAAGAAAATATCATAACAAATAGTTGCGGAAATCAGAATACTGGTTCTGTTTCCAATGACATTTTTCTGCGAAATGGGAAGAATGCTACTAGGGTAGCGGGTTTTAGGCCGAAGAGGAGGTTTAATGTTACTTTGGGCAACAAGGAAACTGGTCAGTGTCATCAAAAATCAAGTGCTCGATGCGATGAAGTGAAGAAGGTCCTGAGATTGTTTCATCAAGTACTTGCCAAGCTCTGGAAAGAAAATGCAAGGAAGCCAAAAATGGAGAAAGACTATAACATCCCTAGACATGCAGCATTATTTCTTAAAGATCACAAAAAATGGATTAATACAAGCAAACGGGTAGGTCCTGTTCCTGGAGTTAACATCGGTGACAAATTTCGATTTCAGGCTGAACTGAATGTAATTGGCCTTCATTGTCACTTTTACAACGGTATAGATTATATGAAGAAGAATGGGATCTCATTGGCCACTAGCATTGTCGTGTCTGAGCGGTATGCTAATAACATGGAATCTTCCAATGTCCTCATTTATTCTGGTTCTGGTGGAAATCCAGCAGTTCGAGGTCAGCAACCACTTAAAGATCAAAAACTAGAACGAGGAAATCTTGCATTGAAGCACAGTATGGATTGTAAAACTCCCGTTCGAGTCATTTGTAAAGTAAAGCTCAAGAGTCCTCAAGCAGCTTCCTTTGAAGGTACATGCAAGCGCAAAAATTTGAACCCAATATATGTCTATGATGGTCTTTTCACAGTTGAAAAATTTTGGGAAGAAAGAGGAGAATTTGGTAAACTTGTCTATAAATTCAAGTTAAAGAGAAATTTGGATCAACCGCAGTTACCTTGA
- the LOC18103857 gene encoding YDG domain-containing protein At5g47160 isoform X2 yields the protein MNGNRTSTQCLLKSKHRRVDATCEFPRGCGRFPVVMDSSDSEDGIGDHSQFLKHRVVQVVPRKYPPPRILKGSFVQRDFPSAFQQQDLLSASKEGLQKVVSATKPMEKAAAEIAGRKCPSLGMNSSDCDDISDHGQFPQNPTMSKASSVQRDFSSGFGRQDFHSASKEGLLNTVSASNPKEKAAAEAASRKCHSPGILTDFLAKQIRPAAKQNMSSVSNDISTNDRRKQNSVSQENIITNSCGNQNTGSVSNDIFLRNGKNATRVAGFRPKRRFNVTLGNKETGQCHQKSSARCDEVKKVLRLFHQVLAKLWKENARKPKMEKDYNIPRHAALFLKDHKKWINTSKRVGPVPGVNIGDKFRFQAELNVIGLHCHFYNGIDYMKKNGISLATSIVVSERYANNMESSNVLIYSGSGGNPAVRGQQPLKDQKLERGNLALKHSMDCKTPVRVICKVKLKSPQAASFEGTCKRKNLNPIYVYDGLFTVEKFWEERGEFGKLVYKFKLKRNLDQPQLP from the coding sequence ATGAATGGGAACAGAACTTCTACTCAATGTTTGTTGAAGTCTAAGCACAGAAGAGTAGATGCGACTTGTGAATTTCCCAGAGGGTGTGGAAGATTTCCAGTTGTGATGGACTCAAGTGATTCTGAAGATGGCATTGGTGATCATTCACAGTTTCTAAAACATCGTGTTGTACAAGTTGTACCAAGAAAATACCCTCCTCCAAGGATATTGAAAGGATCTTTTGTCCAGCGAGATTTTCCTAGTGCTTTTCAGCAACAGGATTTGCTTTCTGCTTCAAAAGAGGGTTTACAAAAAGTTGTTTCTGCTACCAAGCCTATGGAGAAAGCTGCTGCGGAAATTGCCGGAAGGAAATGCCCTTCTCTAGGGATGAACTCAAGTGATTGTGATGATATTAGTGATCATGGACAGTTTCCACAAAATCCAACGATGTCAAAAGCATCTTCTGTCCAACGAGATTTTTCTAGTGGTTTTGGGCGACAGGATTTTCATTCTGCTTCAAAAGAGGGTTTACTAAATACTGTTTCTGCTAGCAATCCCAAAGAGAAAGCCGCTGCAGAAGCTGCCTCAAGGAAATGCCATTCTCCAGGTATATTGACAGACTTTTTGGCCAAGCAGATTCGTCCTGCTGCAAAACAGAATATGTCTTCTGTTTCTAATGACATTTCAACCAATGACCGCCGGAAACAAAACTCTGTTTCCCAAGAAAATATCATAACAAATAGTTGCGGAAATCAGAATACTGGTTCTGTTTCCAATGACATTTTTCTGCGAAATGGGAAGAATGCTACTAGGGTAGCGGGTTTTAGGCCGAAGAGGAGGTTTAATGTTACTTTGGGCAACAAGGAAACTGGTCAGTGTCATCAAAAATCAAGTGCTCGATGCGATGAAGTGAAGAAGGTCCTGAGATTGTTTCATCAAGTACTTGCCAAGCTCTGGAAAGAAAATGCAAGGAAGCCAAAAATGGAGAAAGACTATAACATCCCTAGACATGCAGCATTATTTCTTAAAGATCACAAAAAATGGATTAATACAAGCAAACGGGTAGGTCCTGTTCCTGGAGTTAACATCGGTGACAAATTTCGATTTCAGGCTGAACTGAATGTAATTGGCCTTCATTGTCACTTTTACAACGGTATAGATTATATGAAGAAGAATGGGATCTCATTGGCCACTAGCATTGTCGTGTCTGAGCGGTATGCTAATAACATGGAATCTTCCAATGTCCTCATTTATTCTGGTTCTGGTGGAAATCCAGCAGTTCGAGGTCAGCAACCACTTAAAGATCAAAAACTAGAACGAGGAAATCTTGCATTGAAGCACAGTATGGATTGTAAAACTCCCGTTCGAGTCATTTGTAAAGTAAAGCTCAAGAGTCCTCAAGCAGCTTCCTTTGAAGGTACATGCAAGCGCAAAAATTTGAACCCAATATATGTCTATGATGGTCTTTTCACAGTTGAAAAATTTTGGGAAGAAAGAGGAGAATTTGGTAAACTTGTCTATAAATTCAAGTTAAAGAGAAATTTGGATCAACCGCAGTTACCTTGA
- the LOC18103858 gene encoding cyclin-U4-1 isoform X1 produces the protein MQKEGRRCLINTASTQQTKVNQTRMAELAETTVMPKVITFLSSLLQRVAESNDLSQQLYPQKVSIFHGLSRPPISIQNYLERIFKYANCSPSCFVVAYVYLDRFAQRQSCFPINSFNVHRLLITSVLISVKFMDDIYYNNAFYAKVGGISTAEMNLLEVDFLFGLGFQLNVTPTMFHAYCSYLQREMLIQSPLPIVDLPLNMARLQKTHCCFNEDESTHQKQLAV, from the exons ATGCAAAAGGAAGGCAGGAGGTGTCTTATAAACACAGCTAGCACACAACAAACCAAAGTAAACCAAACAAGAATGGCAGAATTAGCAGAGACCACAGTGATGCCTAAGGTCATTActttcctctcttctcttcttcaaagGGTAGCAGAGTCTAATGATCTTAGCCAACAATTATACCCCCAGAAAGTCTCGATCTTTCATGGCCTTTCTAGACCTCCTATATCCATTCAAAACTATCTTGAAAGAATCTTCAAGTATGCAAATTGTAGTCCCTCTTGTTTTGTTGTTGCTTATGTGTATCTTGATCGGTTTGCTCAGAGACAATCCTGTTTTCCTATCAATTCATTCAACGTGCATAGACTGCTTATCACAAGTGTCTTGATCTCTGTCAAGTTCATGGATGATAT ATATTACAATAATGCCTTCTATGCTAAAGTTGGAGGAATCAGCACCGCAGAGATGAATCTTCTTGAAgtggattttttatttggtttaggCTTCCAATTGAATGTGACACCCACCATGTTCCACGCTTACTGCTCCTACCTTCAAAGAGAGATGTTGATTCAATCTCCTCTACCGATTGTAGACCTTCCTCTAAATATGGCTAGACTACAAAAAACCCATTGCTGTTTCAACGAAGATGAATCCACTCATCAAAAACAGCTTGCTGTTTAG